ACCTGGCCTGTGCACTGGCCCAGATGGCCTGTCGGTTGGGGTGCTCCGCCCTGTATTTGCGACTCCCGCGGTTCTTCCGGGACCTGGCGATCGCCAAAGGCGATGGCCGCTATGGCCGCGTGCTCCGGAGTCTCGCGAAGACGGACCTCGTGGTGCTGGATGACTGGGGGCTGGCCCCGTTGACCGACGAGCATCGCCGAGATCTCTTGGAACTCCTCGATGATCGCCATGGACGTCGGGCCACCCTCGTGGCCAGTCAACTCCCGATCGATCACTGGCACACGGCGATCGGGGAGCCGACACTGGCCGACGCGATTCTTGACCGGCTCGTCCACAATGCCTATAAGATCACTTTGAAAGGAGAATCAATGCGCAAACGGTTAGCCAAATCGGACGGAAGTCGGCCACTGAAGACAGAGCACTGAGGCCCTGCGTCGCGGGGCTCCGAGGGGTGGCCGGATTCGCTCGGAATCGGTGGCCGGATTCAGCGGAATACGCAGGCACGCATTTCTCTCGACAACAGCCATCTATACACATGTCAGCAGTGATTTCAAAAACCACCAACTGCAACAGGCGCTTGAACGCCTCTATCGGCCAAAGGAGGAGTAAGGTGACCAAGAAAATGGCCGCTGAATGGAATCTCAAGAAAGTGATGGAGCAGCATCATTTTCATTCGACTACAGAGCTGGTCCCGATGCTGGCGCAACGGGGAGTCCAGTTGTCTCGCATTCAAGTGTATCGACTCGTTGCCCAGGCGCCTCTCCGTCTCACACTGGATCTGCTGGCTGCGTTATGTGACATCTTCGCCTGCACACCGAATGATCTGATCACCATCAAACAGGTAGACCGTCAAGAAAGGAAAAAGCTTGCTGCAGCCGGAGAGACAAAATCATCAGGTCGATTGTCCCTCATTAAGACACGTGTCCATCGACCGAAGTAAGAGACGGAAGCCATGGCGCCTGTTGGGATCTGTCCGATCTGCAACGAAAAACGACTCCTGAAGCGCATCCTTCATCAACGTCGGGTGTGTGTCCGGTGTCGTGCGGCCCAAAAGAAAATCTGTGGCACCTGCGGCAATGCCCGTAGGGTCGTAAGGCATTTGAATGGGCAGCCAATTTGTCACCAATGTTGGAAATGCCATCCCTCTCAGTTGGCTACCTGCACAGTATGTCAGAGCTTCGGTCCCGTTGTGGTGAAGAGAGCCGGAAGCCCCATCTGCGGGGCGTGTTACCCTCGTCACACTGAGCCCTGTTCGCTCTGTGGTCAGCAGAGACCAGTCCAGAGTCGACGTGACGGAAGGGCCTTGTGTATGTGTTGTTATATGGCGATCCGGGACGGCAAAGACCCTTTGCACGTGCGCCGGCGGCCAAGGCGACCCGGACGCATACGCATCTGTTCGAACTGTGGTCAACGAAAGTTGTGCCAAGGATTTCTAGGGCCGACGCCCTTATGTGCAGAGTGCGCCGGCCGTCCACTCGTGCAGTGCGTGTGGTGCGGTGAAAAGAAACCTGTGACGGCGTATTGGCCAGGTGGCCCCGTCTGTAATCATTGTGCCGAAGAATTTAGGCAAAAGCCGAAGGAATGTACAAGATGTAGAAATATGGGCATGGCCGTCCCATTCGAGAAGCGGCAGATCATTTGCCGGCCGTGCGCTGGTTGGGAGGATTCAAGCCGTTGTGTGCACTGCGGGCAGCAAAAACCGCGCTATGCAAAGGGGTATTGTGTTGACTGTTATCTGCGGCACGTGGCCCTTCCGAAGTTACTGAATCTCCAAGGTGCTTCATCAAATACCCCACATCTGAACCGGGTAATGGAGACCTTACTCAGCCGAAAGCCCATCTCCGTGGTGAATTGGTTGAAAACAGGAAGCGCGGCTCTGCTCCACTCCATCGCGCAAGGCCAAACAGCACTCTCACATTCCGCACTTGACAAACATACGTCCCCCGGCCACGCGGAGTTCGTGCGCTCAATCCTTGTGGAAGCAGGTGGACTGCCAGTGAGGAATCGAATGGCCGCCCACATTGACCACTGGCTCGAGGTCTTCAGAGCCGAAGTGCCCGACCAGCATCGTCTTCTCATTATGATGTTTGCTGAATGGCGTATAGTGCGTCGACTCCGTGGGAAAATTCAACACCAACGCCTGACACGCTGGGCTTTGCACTCAATGAAATTGCGGTTACGGATCGCCGTCAGGTTTTTGGAGTGGTTAGATAGACAGGAAAAGACGCTCCAGCAATGCACCCAAAAGGATGTTGAATGCTGGCTCACTGAGAGTAAGGTGACGACCCCATATCTCGTCCGCGACTTTTTGCAGTGGACATCGCTCCGCAAGTTCTCACGCCCGCTAGAGGTGCCTCTT
The DNA window shown above is from Nitrospira tepida and carries:
- the istB gene encoding IS21-like element helper ATPase IstB; the encoded protein is MLRHPTLTALEAMKLTGMAIALAEQLEMPDVQRLSFEERLGLLVDRECTVRDNHRLARRLAQARFPGHATLEDLDYRHPRGLDKSVIASLATGQWIRRHDNVLIVGPTGAGKTYLACALAQMACRLGCSALYLRLPRFFRDLAIAKGDGRYGRVLRSLAKTDLVVLDDWGLAPLTDEHRRDLLELLDDRHGRRATLVASQLPIDHWHTAIGEPTLADAILDRLVHNAYKITLKGESMRKRLAKSDGSRPLKTEH
- a CDS encoding helix-turn-helix domain-containing protein — protein: MTKKMAAEWNLKKVMEQHHFHSTTELVPMLAQRGVQLSRIQVYRLVAQAPLRLTLDLLAALCDIFACTPNDLITIKQVDRQERKKLAAAGETKSSGRLSLIKTRVHRPK